One segment of Methanolinea mesophila DNA contains the following:
- a CDS encoding ion transporter — MQNMKDPGYEMFIAGVSILSVFNLIYELLPGTDIATVYVVLTINIFLTAAFVGDFLYRFFTTPSRSYYMVHDWGWADLLAIAPFFRILRLIRVAKAYRFISRYGTGNIRRELSDRRAESAVYLLVFVVILIIEFGSIGVLYAERPDPSANIVSASDAMWWAYVTITTVGYGDLYPITNEGRIVGILVMTTGVGVFATFAGYIGHKLLSPTKVKEKKEDEVSGTQEPPGLDRFVKESEAREKEILARLERLERALNERSDPHDPATKP, encoded by the coding sequence ATGCAGAACATGAAGGATCCCGGCTACGAGATGTTCATCGCCGGGGTTTCCATACTTTCCGTGTTCAACCTGATCTACGAGTTGCTTCCCGGCACGGACATCGCGACCGTGTACGTGGTCCTCACCATCAATATCTTTCTTACCGCCGCCTTCGTCGGCGACTTCCTCTACCGGTTCTTTACCACCCCGTCGCGGTCCTACTATATGGTCCATGACTGGGGATGGGCGGATCTCCTGGCGATCGCCCCGTTCTTCCGGATCCTGCGGTTGATAAGGGTGGCAAAGGCGTACCGTTTCATTTCCCGTTACGGGACGGGCAACATACGACGGGAGCTCTCAGACCGGCGTGCAGAATCTGCCGTGTACCTGCTGGTATTCGTGGTGATCCTGATCATCGAGTTCGGATCGATCGGTGTGCTCTACGCCGAACGTCCCGATCCCTCCGCAAATATCGTCAGCGCGAGCGATGCCATGTGGTGGGCCTACGTGACCATCACCACGGTGGGCTACGGGGACCTTTACCCGATCACCAACGAGGGGAGGATAGTGGGGATCCTGGTGATGACCACGGGGGTCGGGGTGTTCGCCACCTTCGCGGGGTACATCGGCCATAAGCTCCTCTCCCCGACGAAGGTAAAGGAAAAAAAGGAGGACGAAGTCTCCGGCACGCAGGAGCCGCCCGGACTGGATCGGTTCGTGAAAGAGAGCGAAGCCAGGGAGAAGGAGATACTCGCCCGGCTGGAACGGCTCGAACGGGCGCTCAACGAGCGTTCCGATCCCCATGACCCGGCGACAAAGCCCTGA
- a CDS encoding PEGA domain-containing protein, whose protein sequence is MNHTTPLILAAGLLLIIGLCVLPVQAISVTTGGAVGYFMITSDPPGGTIYFDGVDQGAAPVTVWVYTTGPPVHTVVVEKDGYQTLVQQITRNPSRDQTVEVNAVLVPGITYGVLRVESDIPGVRVTLDGNETMPVPAVFSPVVTGYHTVSSLVPGYLPYSGKVLVTETGTTTLQVNFTPATETGTLRVTSIPAGADLSINDVSLGKTPFTSAGIAAGMYDLRISHPGYVEWTGTATVAENQVETVNAELAPLVTFPITPGTSPTTGATTETLPATPAPTTRAGGSQVIVPGALGAISVMLLIRNRIRPRK, encoded by the coding sequence ATGAACCACACCACCCCCCTTATCCTGGCGGCAGGGCTCCTCCTCATTATCGGGCTCTGTGTCCTGCCGGTACAGGCCATCAGCGTGACGACCGGCGGGGCGGTCGGGTATTTCATGATCACGAGTGACCCCCCCGGGGGGACCATCTATTTCGACGGGGTGGACCAGGGAGCCGCCCCGGTGACGGTATGGGTCTACACCACCGGCCCGCCGGTGCACACGGTGGTCGTCGAGAAGGACGGGTACCAAACCCTGGTGCAACAGATCACCAGGAACCCGTCCAGGGACCAGACCGTCGAGGTGAATGCGGTGCTGGTGCCCGGGATCACGTACGGGGTACTCCGGGTTGAATCGGATATCCCGGGGGTCCGGGTCACCCTGGACGGGAACGAGACCATGCCCGTTCCTGCAGTATTCTCTCCGGTCGTAACCGGGTATCACACCGTGTCGTCGCTGGTGCCCGGGTACCTTCCCTATTCGGGGAAGGTGCTGGTGACGGAGACCGGGACCACGACGCTGCAGGTGAACTTTACTCCCGCGACAGAGACAGGAACGCTCAGGGTAACCTCGATCCCCGCGGGAGCGGACCTCTCAATTAACGACGTCTCCCTGGGAAAGACCCCCTTCACGTCCGCCGGCATTGCCGCGGGGATGTACGATCTCCGGATCAGTCACCCCGGCTACGTGGAATGGACCGGGACCGCGACAGTGGCAGAGAACCAGGTGGAGACGGTCAACGCCGAACTGGCCCCCCTGGTCACATTCCCGATAACCCCGGGCACCTCCCCGACGACCGGCGCGACCACGGAGACCCTGCCTGCCACTCCGGCTCCCACCACCCGCGCGGGAGGTTCCCAGGTTATTGTTCCGGGTGCACTGGGCGCGATTAGCGTAATGCTCCTGATAAGGAACCGGATACGGCCACGGAAGTAA
- a CDS encoding branched-chain amino acid ABC transporter permease, translating into MYAGCIYILLATGLNLIFGVMKVVNFAHGQLLMIGAYVTFTFFILSGFNPYVLLAASIPILILVGVTIERLCFRPILGTGKLNEIFISIGLIYILENVAALIWGDEWRVIHSPYEAITVTVGGLKIPVDYLIIIFTTVVILVGLYVFLKRTSLGRAMRATSQNRKGAMLMGINVEKMDMLSFGIGAGLAGAAGTLWVVSGQVFNPYMGSIPAIKAFAIVIIGGLGSIPGAIVGGLILGIAENFAIFTVGGAWKDAIAFIILIIVLIVRPTGLFGEKGE; encoded by the coding sequence CTGTACGCCGGATGCATCTACATCCTCCTGGCCACGGGCCTGAACCTGATCTTCGGGGTGATGAAGGTGGTCAACTTCGCCCACGGGCAGCTCCTGATGATCGGGGCATATGTCACCTTCACCTTCTTCATCCTCTCGGGGTTCAACCCCTACGTGCTTCTGGCTGCCTCGATCCCTATCCTGATCCTCGTCGGGGTGACCATCGAGCGGCTCTGTTTCCGCCCCATCCTCGGCACGGGTAAACTGAACGAGATCTTCATCTCCATCGGGCTGATCTACATCCTCGAGAACGTCGCCGCGCTGATATGGGGCGACGAGTGGCGGGTCATCCACAGCCCCTACGAGGCGATCACCGTCACCGTCGGGGGGTTGAAGATCCCGGTCGATTACCTGATCATCATCTTCACCACGGTCGTGATCCTGGTGGGATTGTACGTTTTCCTGAAACGGACCAGCCTCGGCCGGGCGATGCGGGCCACCAGCCAGAACCGGAAGGGGGCCATGCTGATGGGGATCAACGTGGAGAAGATGGACATGCTCTCCTTCGGGATCGGCGCCGGGCTCGCCGGTGCCGCCGGGACCCTCTGGGTGGTGAGCGGCCAGGTGTTCAACCCCTATATGGGGTCGATCCCGGCGATCAAGGCGTTCGCCATCGTGATCATCGGCGGCCTCGGGAGCATCCCGGGTGCTATCGTGGGAGGCCTGATCCTGGGCATTGCCGAGAACTTCGCCATCTTCACGGTCGGCGGAGCGTGGAAGGACGCCATCGCGTTCATCATCCTGATCATCGTGCTGATCGTCCGGCCCACGGGCCTGTTCGGGGAGAAGGGGGAGTAG
- a CDS encoding branched-chain amino acid ABC transporter permease, translating to MEKEKLVRYGILAALAIAVIVPILTGFNAYYLTVMILMLIFIIFASAWNFLTYTGQGSLGHAAFFGIGGYVSALTAAASGLSPYFTIFVGGGGAAIAGVFIAIICVRLKEWFLAMVTFGFAIIVQVLVVTQFATITGGWDGIAAPPLISSSVPGYLLWIYYSILVITVLVIVLFWFILKSRVGLAYAAIRENELEARAAGIDPVRYKLSAFAISAYFAGVAGALEIHYLGYITPEIFGVDISFWPIIYSISGGLGTLAGPVIGTIVITLLWDGLQGLGLSYGRFIIIGVLLVLIIIFLPKGMVSLPDRIREWQEKKKRT from the coding sequence ATGGAGAAAGAGAAACTCGTCCGCTACGGGATCCTTGCCGCCCTCGCCATCGCGGTGATCGTCCCCATCCTCACCGGCTTCAATGCCTACTACCTGACGGTGATGATCCTGATGCTGATCTTCATCATATTCGCCTCGGCCTGGAACTTCCTCACCTATACCGGGCAGGGCTCGCTCGGGCACGCGGCCTTCTTCGGTATAGGCGGCTACGTATCGGCGCTCACCGCAGCGGCGAGCGGGCTCTCCCCCTACTTCACCATCTTCGTCGGCGGTGGCGGAGCGGCGATCGCCGGGGTGTTCATCGCCATCATCTGCGTCCGGTTAAAGGAATGGTTCCTCGCGATGGTCACTTTCGGATTCGCCATCATCGTCCAGGTGCTGGTGGTGACCCAGTTCGCTACCATCACCGGCGGATGGGACGGGATCGCCGCACCGCCCCTGATATCCAGTTCGGTGCCCGGGTACCTGCTGTGGATCTATTACTCCATTCTGGTGATTACGGTCCTGGTGATCGTGCTCTTCTGGTTCATCCTCAAATCACGCGTGGGGCTCGCGTACGCGGCTATCAGGGAGAACGAGCTCGAAGCACGGGCGGCGGGGATCGACCCGGTCCGCTACAAGCTCTCCGCGTTCGCCATAAGCGCGTACTTCGCCGGGGTGGCGGGAGCGCTCGAGATCCACTATTTGGGCTACATCACCCCGGAGATTTTCGGGGTGGACATCTCCTTCTGGCCGATCATCTACTCCATTTCCGGCGGGCTCGGGACCCTCGCCGGTCCGGTAATCGGGACGATCGTGATCACCCTCCTCTGGGACGGGCTCCAGGGGCTCGGGCTCTCCTACGGCAGGTTCATCATCATCGGGGTGCTGCTGGTGCTGATCATCATCTTCCTCCCGAAGGGGATGGTCTCCCTCCCGGACCGTATCCGGGAATGGCAGGAGAAGAAGAAGCGGACGTGA
- a CDS encoding ABC transporter substrate-binding protein: MKRSLILLAFALIAALFLAGCTTMSGTANPPSQDGSLKIGVVASMTGPASTTGKDIWQSAQLAADEINAKGGVYVASLHKSVPIVLVQGDDESTREGGQKAVSRMITQDNVDLLVGGFSSAVVSAHQSIVAEHNVPYIITGASTPVITRRDDVNTTYMFHHAPTCDDSGGQITLFLDDTVRPAINQKFGFPADRPLRLAILYQDSPYGKGHQTAIANTIAANNLNIDVVAEEAFKMGESDYRTVLTSIKNANPDVIYVAAFLNEQIPIETQGRREVGLDKIFVAVEPNDDPDFYKGVGSYADYSIVQSRFSPYAVPKGPIEAAVNKFNKDFDTKFGGFPGMMGAATYEGVYIAAAAVEQAGTLDKDQVRQALGTVQVPQMVEAMQGQVIRFSPDFRESKFQLYMSQLHWDNSLGETRPVIVWPSNLKEADFQLPDWFVPGQA, from the coding sequence ATGAAACGATCTCTGATTCTCCTCGCTTTCGCGCTGATCGCAGCGCTTTTCCTTGCCGGATGCACGACCATGTCCGGGACCGCAAACCCACCCTCACAGGATGGTTCCCTGAAGATCGGGGTGGTAGCCTCCATGACCGGGCCGGCAAGCACTACCGGAAAGGACATCTGGCAGTCCGCACAACTCGCCGCCGATGAAATAAACGCCAAAGGAGGGGTCTATGTCGCGAGCCTCCATAAGAGTGTGCCCATCGTTCTGGTCCAGGGCGACGACGAGTCCACCCGTGAAGGGGGGCAGAAGGCCGTCTCTAGGATGATCACCCAGGATAACGTCGACCTCCTCGTAGGAGGATTCTCCAGCGCAGTGGTCTCCGCCCACCAGTCAATCGTGGCCGAGCACAACGTCCCCTATATCATCACCGGCGCATCCACGCCGGTCATTACCCGGAGGGACGACGTGAACACCACCTATATGTTCCACCACGCTCCCACGTGCGACGACTCCGGCGGGCAGATCACCCTGTTCCTTGACGATACCGTCCGCCCGGCGATCAACCAGAAGTTCGGGTTCCCCGCCGACAGGCCGCTCCGGCTCGCGATCCTCTACCAGGACAGCCCCTACGGGAAGGGACACCAGACCGCGATCGCCAACACCATCGCCGCGAATAACTTAAACATCGACGTGGTGGCGGAGGAGGCCTTCAAGATGGGCGAGAGCGATTACCGCACCGTGCTCACCAGCATCAAGAACGCGAATCCCGACGTGATCTATGTTGCGGCATTCCTCAACGAACAGATCCCCATCGAGACCCAGGGCAGGCGTGAAGTCGGCCTGGACAAGATCTTCGTCGCGGTAGAGCCCAACGACGATCCGGACTTCTACAAGGGTGTGGGCAGCTACGCCGACTATTCAATCGTGCAGAGCAGGTTCTCCCCCTACGCAGTCCCCAAGGGACCGATCGAGGCAGCGGTGAACAAGTTCAATAAGGACTTCGACACCAAGTTCGGCGGGTTCCCGGGGATGATGGGCGCCGCCACCTATGAAGGGGTCTATATTGCCGCCGCCGCCGTGGAGCAGGCAGGGACGCTCGATAAGGATCAGGTGCGCCAGGCCCTGGGTACCGTCCAGGTGCCCCAGATGGTCGAGGCCATGCAGGGCCAGGTCATCCGGTTCTCGCCGGACTTCAGGGAGAGCAAGTTCCAGCTCTACATGTCCCAGTTGCACTGGGATAACTCGCTCGGAGAGACCCGCCCGGTGATCGTCTGGCCGTCCAACTTAAAGGAAGCCGATTTCCAGCTTCCCGACTGGTTCGTGCCTGGCCAGGCATAA
- a CDS encoding PAS domain S-box protein yields MRQTGIPVVGKVRWGTHFCQFYETDRDLLDTLVPYFREGLLSNEFCLWVTSAPLKVAQAKKALRAVVPDLDARIKKGQIEILDSTGWYTKTGTFDAGDVLKDWSDKLAEARRNGFEGLRLTGNTFWLEPGDWDDFTRYEEMVNEVIGSQRMIALCTYSLVKCGAKEIIDVIENHEFALIKRDGEWQILENTTRKKIDAAVHDSELRYRTLFQSMNEGVALHQIISDAEGNPIDYKITEVNLAFERHTGIPAERAVEALASELYGVSPPPFLDEYARVAATGTPVSFTRFFPPLNRQFAISCTSARQGWFSTVFSDITEQEQVKDDLARKNIDLQRVHEEQRVIEEELRHTNDELLQHESMLRETGQYLDNLITYANAPIIVWDPEFRITRFNHAFERLTGRTAASVLGRSLEILFPVSSRTASMNLIRRTKMGERWEAVEIPILHVSGEVRTVLWNSATLYKSDGQTVLSTIAQGQDITERKRAERALSQTNAELITLNEDLAEKEEVLRQNLKDLGKSERGLRETSLYLDNLITYANAPIIVWDPEFRITRFNHAFERLTGRHAPSVIGKSLDILFPESSRSASMDLIQRTQAGERWEAVEIPILHVSGEVRTVLWNSATLFKPDNQTVLSTIAQGQDITERKKTAMALAITNERLILAQDSAGAGIWDWDIAEGALTWSPELYRIYGLDPTRTATFDLWRSILHPEDARIAEEKIDDAIRDHAPLSSEYRIIVPGGGLRWIQALGKTIYDESGRPLRMSGICIDITERKNFEVAIRTSEQKFRALHDTMVQGVVYQDSEGIYISMNPAAERILGKSPGELLGRTPLDEESHTVHEDGSRFPESKHPAMVALSTGKEVQNVIMGVYNPREAGYRWINVQSAMPLFHPGEALPYQVYTLFEDITDRRKAEETLKNYAESLKRSNKELEQFAYVASHDLREPLRMVTVFSQLLAKNYKGRLDEDADEFIHYIVEGGTRMGALIDDLLEFSRVSSKAKPFEETDMNGVLTEVVTNLALQIAENDASIDIAELPVIWADRWQMIQVFQNLIGNSLKYRSDLPPRVRVSVAGGEREWVFSVSDNGIGIDPAFNEQIFEIFKRLHNRDKYPGTGIGLSIVRKIVERHGGKIWVEPKSEAGATFAFTIPKEPVTITEPSIL; encoded by the coding sequence ATGCGGCAGACCGGCATTCCAGTGGTGGGCAAGGTCCGGTGGGGGACTCATTTCTGCCAGTTCTACGAAACGGACCGGGATCTCCTCGACACCCTGGTACCGTATTTCAGGGAGGGGCTCCTCTCGAACGAGTTCTGCCTGTGGGTGACTTCCGCACCCCTCAAGGTCGCACAGGCAAAAAAGGCGCTCCGGGCGGTGGTACCCGACCTGGACGCACGGATAAAGAAAGGTCAGATCGAGATCCTCGACTCTACCGGGTGGTACACAAAGACCGGCACATTCGATGCCGGGGACGTGCTCAAAGATTGGTCCGACAAGCTCGCAGAAGCCAGGAGGAATGGGTTCGAAGGACTCCGGCTCACCGGGAATACGTTCTGGCTCGAACCCGGGGACTGGGACGACTTCACCCGGTACGAGGAGATGGTGAACGAAGTTATCGGGTCCCAGAGGATGATCGCCCTTTGCACATATTCGCTCGTAAAATGCGGTGCAAAAGAGATCATAGACGTCATCGAGAACCACGAGTTCGCCCTGATCAAACGGGACGGCGAATGGCAGATCCTCGAGAACACCACTAGGAAGAAGATCGATGCGGCGGTCCACGATTCCGAACTGCGGTACAGGACGCTGTTCCAGTCGATGAACGAGGGCGTTGCCCTGCACCAGATCATCTCCGATGCCGAAGGGAATCCGATCGATTACAAGATCACCGAAGTGAACCTCGCATTCGAGCGGCACACCGGGATCCCTGCGGAGAGAGCCGTGGAAGCGCTCGCGAGCGAACTCTACGGGGTGAGCCCGCCCCCGTTCCTCGACGAGTATGCCCGGGTGGCTGCGACCGGGACCCCGGTGTCGTTCACCCGGTTCTTCCCTCCGTTGAACCGCCAGTTCGCCATCTCCTGCACCTCGGCCCGCCAGGGATGGTTTTCCACGGTTTTTTCGGATATTACAGAGCAGGAGCAGGTGAAGGACGATCTGGCCAGAAAGAACATAGACCTTCAGAGGGTACACGAAGAGCAGCGGGTCATCGAGGAGGAACTCCGGCATACCAACGACGAACTCCTCCAACACGAGAGTATGCTCCGGGAGACCGGCCAGTACCTGGACAACCTGATCACCTATGCGAACGCTCCCATCATCGTCTGGGACCCGGAGTTCCGGATCACCCGGTTCAACCACGCGTTCGAGCGCCTGACCGGGAGGACGGCGGCATCTGTCCTCGGCCGGTCCCTCGAGATTCTCTTCCCGGTATCGTCCCGGACCGCCTCTATGAACCTTATCCGGAGGACCAAGATGGGTGAACGGTGGGAGGCAGTGGAGATTCCCATCCTGCATGTCAGCGGGGAGGTCAGGACCGTGCTTTGGAACTCGGCGACCCTGTACAAATCGGACGGGCAGACCGTCCTCTCTACCATCGCACAGGGCCAGGACATCACGGAGCGGAAACGAGCGGAACGGGCGCTCTCCCAGACGAATGCGGAACTCATAACCCTGAATGAAGACCTCGCGGAAAAGGAGGAGGTACTCAGGCAGAACCTGAAGGATCTCGGGAAGAGCGAGCGGGGACTCCGGGAGACCAGCCTGTACCTGGACAACCTGATCACCTACGCAAACGCCCCCATTATCGTCTGGGACCCGGAGTTCCGAATCACGCGGTTCAACCACGCGTTCGAGCGCCTGACCGGGAGGCATGCACCCTCGGTTATTGGCAAATCCCTCGACATCCTCTTCCCGGAAAGCTCACGGAGTGCCTCCATGGACCTGATCCAGCGGACGCAGGCCGGCGAACGGTGGGAGGCAGTGGAGATTCCCATCCTGCACGTTAGCGGGGAGGTCAGGACCGTGCTTTGGAACTCGGCGACCCTGTTCAAGCCGGACAACCAGACCGTCCTCTCCACCATAGCCCAGGGCCAGGACATCACGGAGCGGAAAAAGACGGCCATGGCACTGGCGATCACGAACGAGCGGCTGATCCTGGCCCAGGATTCGGCAGGAGCCGGCATATGGGACTGGGACATTGCTGAGGGGGCGCTCACCTGGTCGCCCGAACTCTACCGGATCTACGGTCTGGACCCTACCCGGACCGCAACCTTCGATCTGTGGCGATCGATCCTCCATCCCGAAGATGCCAGGATCGCAGAAGAGAAGATCGATGATGCAATAAGGGACCATGCACCGCTGTCGAGCGAGTACCGCATTATCGTGCCGGGTGGCGGGCTGCGCTGGATCCAGGCACTCGGAAAGACGATATACGATGAGTCCGGTCGGCCGCTGCGGATGTCGGGCATCTGCATCGACATCACCGAACGGAAAAATTTCGAGGTGGCAATCCGGACCTCCGAGCAGAAGTTCCGGGCTCTTCACGACACCATGGTGCAGGGAGTGGTCTACCAGGACTCTGAGGGGATCTACATCTCGATGAACCCGGCCGCAGAGCGGATCCTCGGGAAAAGTCCCGGAGAACTTCTCGGAAGGACGCCGCTCGACGAGGAGAGCCACACCGTGCATGAGGACGGTTCACGGTTCCCGGAATCGAAACATCCCGCGATGGTCGCCCTTTCCACCGGGAAAGAGGTGCAGAATGTCATAATGGGGGTCTACAACCCCCGCGAGGCCGGGTACCGATGGATCAACGTCCAGTCCGCCATGCCGCTCTTCCATCCCGGTGAGGCGCTCCCTTACCAGGTCTATACACTCTTCGAGGACATCACTGACCGGCGGAAAGCGGAAGAGACCCTGAAAAATTACGCCGAAAGCCTGAAGCGGAGTAACAAGGAACTCGAACAGTTCGCGTATGTCGCGAGCCACGACCTTCGGGAGCCGCTCAGGATGGTCACGGTCTTCTCCCAGCTGCTGGCAAAAAATTACAAGGGGCGACTTGACGAGGACGCCGACGAGTTCATCCACTACATCGTGGAAGGCGGGACCCGCATGGGTGCGCTCATCGACGACCTTCTGGAATTCTCCCGGGTCAGCTCAAAGGCCAAACCCTTCGAGGAGACCGATATGAACGGTGTACTCACCGAGGTCGTCACGAACCTCGCCCTCCAGATCGCGGAGAACGACGCCTCGATCGATATCGCGGAACTCCCCGTGATCTGGGCCGACCGGTGGCAGATGATCCAGGTCTTCCAGAACCTGATCGGGAACAGTCTGAAATACCGGAGCGATCTCCCTCCGAGGGTCAGGGTCTCGGTTGCGGGGGGAGAGCGGGAATGGGTCTTCTCCGTGAGCGACAACGGTATCGGTATCGATCCCGCATTCAACGAGCAGATATTCGAGATATTCAAGCGGCTGCATAACCGGGACAAATATCCCGGGACGGGGATCGGGCTCTCCATCGTGAGGAAGATTGTGGAGCGGCACGGCGGAAAGATATGGGTGGAACCCAAAAGCGAAGCCGGGGCGACGTTCGCATTCACTATCCCAAAAGAACCGGTGACCATTACCGAACCGAGCATTCTCTGA
- a CDS encoding right-handed parallel beta-helix repeat-containing protein yields the protein MNSDVTHENRHFLYLACVLAICMLALAGTVAAKPIPITGPTVITQPGQYYIANPVTNSTAPVYIEVRTSGVVIDGKNKVIDGSDDPNSVGVKIVNTAMSIVNVVVKNMVLTDWGTGLWLTDVKDSLIDKVTVSSSTANGILLQNSRGITVQNSVVKDNGGCGMILFGGSASNILQKNTAQGNTLDGIRIRFSYNNLVENNKILNNKGVGLNFNEQGNYNTVQKNTITGNSAEGILLYKSSDNQITQNTLKNNNNGIYLNSECYNNDLYQNTVTCSTYNAIFLNGGSDDNVIRGNIVDNNLQTGLRIRQSDANIFYDNKVRNNAWEGVWLWDSSNNVFYNNYFFNVNNTNLIGTPSNTWNLSLSEVKSITGGKFSGGNSWGQPNGQGFSQITPDSNRDGICDSSFVIATNNVDWLPLKWKKV from the coding sequence ATGAATTCCGACGTAACTCATGAAAATAGACATTTCCTTTACCTGGCATGCGTTCTTGCAATCTGCATGCTGGCACTTGCGGGGACCGTGGCGGCGAAACCCATCCCGATCACCGGTCCCACAGTGATCACCCAGCCGGGACAGTATTATATTGCGAACCCCGTCACCAACAGCACCGCACCGGTGTACATCGAGGTCCGGACCTCGGGCGTGGTAATCGACGGAAAAAATAAGGTGATCGACGGGTCCGACGACCCGAACAGCGTGGGGGTCAAGATCGTGAATACCGCCATGTCCATCGTGAACGTGGTGGTGAAGAACATGGTCCTCACCGACTGGGGCACCGGGCTATGGCTTACCGACGTGAAAGACAGCCTGATCGACAAGGTGACCGTCTCGAGCTCGACGGCAAACGGGATCCTCCTCCAGAATTCCCGGGGAATCACGGTGCAGAACTCGGTCGTCAAGGATAACGGAGGCTGTGGTATGATCCTCTTCGGTGGGAGTGCATCAAATATTCTGCAGAAGAATACCGCTCAGGGGAACACACTGGACGGTATCAGGATCAGGTTCTCCTATAATAACCTCGTCGAGAACAACAAGATCCTGAACAACAAGGGCGTCGGACTCAATTTCAACGAACAGGGGAACTATAATACCGTGCAGAAGAACACGATTACCGGTAACAGCGCCGAGGGCATCCTGCTCTACAAGTCCTCCGACAACCAGATCACTCAGAACACCCTGAAGAACAACAACAACGGGATCTACCTGAATTCCGAGTGCTACAACAACGATCTCTACCAGAATACCGTGACCTGCAGTACCTACAACGCGATATTCTTAAACGGAGGGTCGGATGACAACGTGATCCGCGGCAATATCGTTGACAATAACCTCCAGACGGGACTCAGGATCAGGCAGTCCGATGCAAACATCTTCTACGACAACAAGGTCCGGAACAATGCCTGGGAGGGGGTCTGGCTCTGGGACTCTTCCAATAACGTGTTCTATAACAATTATTTCTTCAATGTCAACAACACCAACCTCATCGGCACCCCTTCGAACACATGGAACCTCAGCCTGTCTGAAGTAAAAAGCATCACCGGCGGCAAGTTCTCCGGCGGGAACAGCTGGGGCCAGCCCAACGGGCAGGGATTCTCCCAGATCACGCCGGATTCCAATCGTGACGGGATCTGTGACAGCAGCTTCGTAATCGCCACGAACAATGTAGACTGGCTCCCCCTGAAGTGGAAGAAGGTCTGA
- a CDS encoding M24 family metallopeptidase, whose product MIPKVPLSELSARVERFRTRMDAAHPDWALCVVFSRINQYYFTGTMQDGMLFIPRDGAPELFVRRSYERALDESLFPAIRPMGSYRDAAAVTGAVPESVYLETEVVPLALLQRFRKYFPVNDVHSVDSEIAKTRSLKSMYEIRQMERAGAIHRSVLEEGIPGMLREGMTEAEFGAGVYLQMVKEGHHGIVRFGMFQTEIEVGQLGFGDSSIYPAAFDGPGGCRGIGPAAPVLGSQSRTLRRGDLVFIDNACGFEGYQTDKTMTYMFKESLPEEAVVAHMECVDIQGRMAAMLKPGITPSQIYTAIYESLPSGFLENFMGFGTRRASFLGHGTGLQVDEFPVIAKGSDDPLEEGMVLALEPKKGIKDIGMVGIENTFVVTPQGGRSITGHHPGLMLVE is encoded by the coding sequence ATGATCCCGAAGGTTCCCCTGTCTGAATTGTCTGCCCGCGTGGAACGATTCAGGACCCGGATGGACGCGGCCCACCCAGACTGGGCACTCTGCGTCGTCTTCTCCCGGATCAACCAGTATTATTTCACCGGCACGATGCAGGACGGGATGCTCTTCATCCCCCGCGATGGAGCGCCGGAACTCTTCGTGCGCCGGAGCTACGAACGGGCACTCGATGAATCCCTGTTCCCCGCGATCCGGCCGATGGGCAGTTACCGCGATGCCGCGGCAGTCACCGGGGCGGTCCCGGAATCGGTATACCTTGAGACGGAAGTCGTCCCCCTCGCCCTCCTCCAAAGGTTCCGGAAATATTTCCCGGTAAATGACGTGCACTCCGTGGATTCCGAGATCGCAAAGACGCGATCTCTGAAGAGCATGTACGAGATCCGACAGATGGAACGGGCCGGCGCCATCCACCGCTCGGTGCTGGAAGAGGGCATCCCGGGAATGCTCCGGGAAGGGATGACCGAGGCGGAGTTCGGGGCCGGGGTCTATTTGCAGATGGTAAAGGAGGGGCATCACGGGATTGTCCGGTTCGGCATGTTCCAGACCGAGATCGAGGTGGGGCAGCTCGGGTTCGGCGACAGCTCGATCTACCCGGCGGCGTTCGACGGGCCGGGCGGCTGCAGGGGCATCGGGCCGGCAGCCCCGGTGCTCGGGAGCCAGAGCCGCACGCTCCGGAGGGGGGACCTCGTATTCATCGATAATGCCTGCGGGTTCGAAGGATACCAGACCGACAAGACGATGACCTACATGTTCAAGGAATCCCTGCCGGAGGAGGCGGTTGTCGCCCATATGGAGTGCGTCGATATACAAGGCCGGATGGCCGCGATGCTGAAGCCGGGTATCACTCCCTCGCAGATTTACACCGCGATATACGAGAGTCTCCCGTCCGGATTCCTGGAAAATTTCATGGGATTCGGCACCCGGCGGGCGTCCTTCCTCGGCCACGGGACGGGCCTCCAGGTGGACGAGTTCCCGGTGATCGCGAAGGGATCCGACGACCCGCTCGAGGAAGGCATGGTCCTCGCCCTCGAACCCAAGAAAGGGATAAAGGATATCGGGATGGTGGGTATCGAGAATACGTTCGTGGTGACGCCCCAGGGAGGCAGGAGCATCACCGGGCATCACCCGGGGCTCATGCTCGTCGAGTGA